In Ovis aries strain OAR_USU_Benz2616 breed Rambouillet chromosome 16, ARS-UI_Ramb_v3.0, whole genome shotgun sequence, one DNA window encodes the following:
- the KCNMB1 gene encoding calcium-activated potassium channel subunit beta-1 isoform X2: MGKKLVMAQKRGETRALCLGVAMVVGAVITYYILGTTVLPLYQKSVWTQESTCHLIETNIRDQEELEGKRVPQYPCLWVNVSSVGRWAVLYHTEDTRDQNHQCSYIPSSLDNYQVARADVEKVRARFHEHQDFFCFSTTRENETSVLYRRLYGPQNLLFSLFWPTFLLTGGLLIIVMVKINQSLSILAAQR; this comes from the exons ATGGGGAAGAAGCTGGTGATGGCCCAGAAGCGGGGAGAGACTCGGGCCCTCTGCCTGGGAGTAGCCATGGTGGTGGGCGCTGTCATCACCTACTACATCCTGGGCACCACTGTGCTGCCCCTGTATCAGAAAAG CGTGTGGACCCAGGAATCCACGTGTCACCTGATTGAGACCAACATCAGGGAccaggaggagctggagggcaAGAGGGTGCCCCAGTACCCATGCCTGTGGGTCAACGTGTCATCCGTGGGCCGCTGGGCTGTGCTGTACCACACAGAGGACACTCGGGACCAGAACCACCAG TGCTCCTATATCCCAAGCAGCCTGGACAACTACCAAGTGGCCCGGGCCGACGTGGAGAAGGTCAGAGCCAGGTTTCATGAGCACCAGGatttcttctgcttctccacGACTCGGGAGAATGAGACCAGCGTCCTGTACCGGCGCCTCTATGGGCCCCAGaacctcctcttctctctcttctggcCCACCTTTCTACTGACCGGCGGCCTGCTCATCATCGTCATGGTGAAGATCAACCAGTCCCTGTCCATCCTGGCGGCCCAGAGGTAG
- the KCNMB1 gene encoding calcium-activated potassium channel subunit beta-1 isoform X1, which yields MGKKLVMAQKRGETRALCLGVAMVVGAVITYYILGTTVLPLYQKSVWTQESTCHLIETNIRDQEELEGKRVPQYPCLWVNVSSVGRWAVLYHTEDTRDQNHQGLLIYPQDQEANFQRQTEVVTGAMGVGSCQLRGARGDPGSIPGLRRSPGEENGYSLQYSCLENPVDREAWPGYGLSSGWHSIRCPDGGMTARLGVSGSLHHPRPRHALTVLPGTKASVNWPLSSYSLTTSLADVTCVSFVGN from the exons ATGGGGAAGAAGCTGGTGATGGCCCAGAAGCGGGGAGAGACTCGGGCCCTCTGCCTGGGAGTAGCCATGGTGGTGGGCGCTGTCATCACCTACTACATCCTGGGCACCACTGTGCTGCCCCTGTATCAGAAAAG CGTGTGGACCCAGGAATCCACGTGTCACCTGATTGAGACCAACATCAGGGAccaggaggagctggagggcaAGAGGGTGCCCCAGTACCCATGCCTGTGGGTCAACGTGTCATCCGTGGGCCGCTGGGCTGTGCTGTACCACACAGAGGACACTCGGGACCAGAACCACCAG GGCCTCCTGATTTATCCCCAGGATCAAGAAGCAAATTTTCAAAGACAAACGGAAGTGGTCACTGGTGCGATGGGAGTTGGGAGCTGCCAGCTCAGAGGAGCTCGAG gagacccgggttccatccctgggttaagaagatcccctggggaagaaaatggctactcactccaatattcttgcctggagaatcctgtggacagagaagcctg GCCTGGCTACGGTCTGTCTTCTGGATGGCACAGCATCCGTTGTCCAGATGGAGGGATGACTGCCAGGCTCGGTGTGTCTGGCTCTCTCCATCACCCCAGGCCCCGCCACGCCCTGACAGTTCTCCCTGGCACCAAGGCAAGTGTGAATTGGCCCCTGTCATCTTATTCCCTCACTACTTCACTTGCGGATGTTACCTGTGTGAGCTTTGTAGGCAATTGA
- the KCNMB1 gene encoding calcium-activated potassium channel subunit beta-1 isoform X4: MGKKLVMAQKRGETRALCLGVAMVVGAVITYYILGTTVLPLYQKSVWTQESTCHLIETNIRDQEELEGKRVPQYPCLWVNVSSVGRWAVLYHTEDTRDQNHQGLLIYPQDQEANFQRQTEVVTGAMGVGSCQLRGARGDPGSIPGLRRSPGEENGYSLQYSCLENPVDREAW, from the exons ATGGGGAAGAAGCTGGTGATGGCCCAGAAGCGGGGAGAGACTCGGGCCCTCTGCCTGGGAGTAGCCATGGTGGTGGGCGCTGTCATCACCTACTACATCCTGGGCACCACTGTGCTGCCCCTGTATCAGAAAAG CGTGTGGACCCAGGAATCCACGTGTCACCTGATTGAGACCAACATCAGGGAccaggaggagctggagggcaAGAGGGTGCCCCAGTACCCATGCCTGTGGGTCAACGTGTCATCCGTGGGCCGCTGGGCTGTGCTGTACCACACAGAGGACACTCGGGACCAGAACCACCAG GGCCTCCTGATTTATCCCCAGGATCAAGAAGCAAATTTTCAAAGACAAACGGAAGTGGTCACTGGTGCGATGGGAGTTGGGAGCTGCCAGCTCAGAGGAGCTCGAG gagacccgggttccatccctgggttaagaagatcccctggggaagaaaatggctactcactccaatattcttgcctggagaatcctgtggacagagaagcctggtga
- the KCNMB1 gene encoding calcium-activated potassium channel subunit beta-1 isoform X3 — MGKKLVMAQKRGETRALCLGVAMVVGAVITYYILGTTVLPLYQKSVWTQESTCHLIETNIRDQEELEGKRVPQYPCLWVNVSSVGRWAVLYHTEDTRDQNHQGLLIYPQDQEANFQRQTEVVTGAMGVGSCQLRGARGQILPRLGSQQPEACLLGSEGQHSHHHMFSLFSQSTQAPQEWC, encoded by the exons ATGGGGAAGAAGCTGGTGATGGCCCAGAAGCGGGGAGAGACTCGGGCCCTCTGCCTGGGAGTAGCCATGGTGGTGGGCGCTGTCATCACCTACTACATCCTGGGCACCACTGTGCTGCCCCTGTATCAGAAAAG CGTGTGGACCCAGGAATCCACGTGTCACCTGATTGAGACCAACATCAGGGAccaggaggagctggagggcaAGAGGGTGCCCCAGTACCCATGCCTGTGGGTCAACGTGTCATCCGTGGGCCGCTGGGCTGTGCTGTACCACACAGAGGACACTCGGGACCAGAACCACCAG GGCCTCCTGATTTATCCCCAGGATCAAGAAGCAAATTTTCAAAGACAAACGGAAGTGGTCACTGGTGCGATGGGAGTTGGGAGCTGCCAGCTCAGAGGAGCTCGAGGTCAGATCCTCCCCCGATTGGGCTCCCAGCAGCCTGAGGCCTGCCTGCTGGGTTCGGAAGGACAGCACAGCCACCACCACATGTTCAGTCTTTTCTCCCAGAGCACCCAGGCACCCCAGGAGTGGTGCTGA